A DNA window from Vigna angularis cultivar LongXiaoDou No.4 chromosome 1, ASM1680809v1, whole genome shotgun sequence contains the following coding sequences:
- the LOC108326909 gene encoding uncharacterized protein LOC108326909 isoform X1, with the protein MSCSSSSGSEEDDEGFDSYRKGGYHAVRVGDQFAGGRYIAQRKLGWGQFSTVWLAYDTSTSAYVALKIQKSAAQFVQAALHEIDVLASISDGVDVNSKCVVQLIDHFKHAGPNGQHLCMVIEFLGDSLLRVIKYNRYKGLPLNKVREICHCILIGLDYLHREHGIIHTDLKPENVLLISTIDPAKDPVKSEVSPILERPEGSINGGVTSLIEKKLKRRARRAVAKIAGRTASIGGTEDQKSVRNLDGIDVRCKVVDFGNACWADKQFAEEIQTRQYRAPEVILQAGYSFSVDMWSFACIAFELATGDMLFTPKVGQGFSEDEDHLALMMELLGKMPRKVATAGAKSKDFFDRHGDLKRIRRLKFWPLSKLLVDRYKFPQSDAHEFSEFLLPLLDFVPEKRPTAQQCLQHPWLRGTESNEKKESSVENVGVGMSNLKIKGAK; encoded by the exons ATGTCGTGTTCTTCTTCATCCGGGTCTGAAGAGGACGATGAGGGGTTCGACTCCTACCGGAAAGGGGGGTACCACGCCGTCAGAGTCGGCGATCAGTTCGCCGGAGGCAGGTACATAGCGCAGAGGAAGCTGGGTTGGGGCCAGTTTTCCACAGTTTGGCTTGCCTATGATACTTCAACATCT GCATATGTTGCTCTTAAGATCCAGAAAAGTGCGGCCCAATTTGTTCAGGCTGCCCTTCATGAAATTGATGTTCTTGCATCCATTTCTGATGGCGTTGATGTTAATTCAAAATGTGTTGTCCAGTTGATTGATCACTTTAAGCACGCAGGTCCTAATGGCCAGCACCTTTGCATGGTGATTGAGTTTCTTGGGGATAGCTTGCTTCGTGTAATAAAGTATAACCGGTACAAAGGTCTTCCATTGAATAAAGTTAGGGAGATTTGCCATTGCATTTTGATTGGTTTGGATTATTTGCATAGAGAACATGGTATTATCCACACTGACCTAAAACCAGAAAATGTTCTTCTGATCTCTACCATTGATCCTGCCAAAGACCCTGTTAAATCTGAAGTCAGTCCAATATTAGAGAGGCCAGAGGGAAGCATAAATGGTGGAGTTACTAGTCTTAttgagaaaaagttgaaaagaaGAGCTAGGAGGGCCGTTGCTAAAATCGCTGGAAGAACAGCTTCAATTGGAGGAACAGAAGATCAAAAGTCTGTGAGAAATCTTGATGGGATTGATGTGAGATGCAAGGTGGTAGATTTTGGAAATGCTTGTTGGGCTGACAAGCAGTTTGCAGAAGAAATTCAGACAAGACAGTACAGAGCTCCTGAAGTAATACTGCAGGCTGGCTATTCCTTCTCTGTTGACATGTGGTCTTTCGCGTGCATTGCTTTTGAGCTTGCCACTGGTGATATGTTATTTACGCCCAAAGTTGGACAAGGTTTTAGTGAGGATGAG GATCACCTTGCCCTGATGATGGAACTCCTTGGAAAGATGCCTCGGAAG GTTGCTACTGCTGGAGCAAAATCCAAGGATTTCTTTGACAGACATGGCGATCTCAAAAGAATTCGAAGACTAAAGTTTTGGCCACTTAGCAAATTGTTGGTTGATAGATACAAATTTCCGCAGAGTGATGCTCATGAATTTTCAGAGTTTCTTCTACCACTTCTCGATTTCGTCCCAGAGAAGCGACCAACAGCACAGCAGTGTCTGCAACATCCATGGCTCCGGGGCACGGAGTCAAACGAAAAAAAGGAATCCAGTGTGGAGAATGTGGGTGTTGGGATGAGCAATCTCAAAATCAAGGGGGCaaagtga
- the LOC108326909 gene encoding uncharacterized protein LOC108326909 isoform X2, producing the protein MRGSTPTGKGGTTPSESAISSPEAGPNGQHLCMVIEFLGDSLLRVIKYNRYKGLPLNKVREICHCILIGLDYLHREHGIIHTDLKPENVLLISTIDPAKDPVKSEVSPILERPEGSINGGVTSLIEKKLKRRARRAVAKIAGRTASIGGTEDQKSVRNLDGIDVRCKVVDFGNACWADKQFAEEIQTRQYRAPEVILQAGYSFSVDMWSFACIAFELATGDMLFTPKVGQGFSEDEDHLALMMELLGKMPRKVATAGAKSKDFFDRHGDLKRIRRLKFWPLSKLLVDRYKFPQSDAHEFSEFLLPLLDFVPEKRPTAQQCLQHPWLRGTESNEKKESSVENVGVGMSNLKIKGAK; encoded by the exons ATGAGGGGTTCGACTCCTACCGGAAAGGGGGGTACCACGCCGTCAGAGTCGGCGATCAGTTCGCCGGAGGCAG GTCCTAATGGCCAGCACCTTTGCATGGTGATTGAGTTTCTTGGGGATAGCTTGCTTCGTGTAATAAAGTATAACCGGTACAAAGGTCTTCCATTGAATAAAGTTAGGGAGATTTGCCATTGCATTTTGATTGGTTTGGATTATTTGCATAGAGAACATGGTATTATCCACACTGACCTAAAACCAGAAAATGTTCTTCTGATCTCTACCATTGATCCTGCCAAAGACCCTGTTAAATCTGAAGTCAGTCCAATATTAGAGAGGCCAGAGGGAAGCATAAATGGTGGAGTTACTAGTCTTAttgagaaaaagttgaaaagaaGAGCTAGGAGGGCCGTTGCTAAAATCGCTGGAAGAACAGCTTCAATTGGAGGAACAGAAGATCAAAAGTCTGTGAGAAATCTTGATGGGATTGATGTGAGATGCAAGGTGGTAGATTTTGGAAATGCTTGTTGGGCTGACAAGCAGTTTGCAGAAGAAATTCAGACAAGACAGTACAGAGCTCCTGAAGTAATACTGCAGGCTGGCTATTCCTTCTCTGTTGACATGTGGTCTTTCGCGTGCATTGCTTTTGAGCTTGCCACTGGTGATATGTTATTTACGCCCAAAGTTGGACAAGGTTTTAGTGAGGATGAG GATCACCTTGCCCTGATGATGGAACTCCTTGGAAAGATGCCTCGGAAG GTTGCTACTGCTGGAGCAAAATCCAAGGATTTCTTTGACAGACATGGCGATCTCAAAAGAATTCGAAGACTAAAGTTTTGGCCACTTAGCAAATTGTTGGTTGATAGATACAAATTTCCGCAGAGTGATGCTCATGAATTTTCAGAGTTTCTTCTACCACTTCTCGATTTCGTCCCAGAGAAGCGACCAACAGCACAGCAGTGTCTGCAACATCCATGGCTCCGGGGCACGGAGTCAAACGAAAAAAAGGAATCCAGTGTGGAGAATGTGGGTGTTGGGATGAGCAATCTCAAAATCAAGGGGGCaaagtga